Part of the Xiphophorus couchianus chromosome 19, X_couchianus-1.0, whole genome shotgun sequence genome is shown below.
TTAGCCCGGCAGCTAAACTTCCAATTGATCCCGAAGGACCGCCGGTGTGCTAACCTAGCCTTGAGCTAATtatgctaacgttagcatctGAAAATGAAGTCTGTGGCCTGATTTAATGTCTCCCGTGGCCCGCTTTACTTGTATcctacttatttatttttaaatttttcacattttttgttatCAGATAAATATATTGTTACTTTGTTGTTGCCCTTAATTGCAAATAAGTATATTAGAGGTCTGTTTTAAGGTAGGAATAcgaacttttaaaaatcatctaCTGTATCAAATTGTTAATAAAGCTAGAAATGGTGATCAGCtcttgtgtgtgtatatatatatatacatatacacatatatatatatatatatatatatatatatggcttaatattgatttaatgcAAAGTCTTGGTTTTTGCCACACATTTAGCTACAACGTTGCTTTAGCCACCTTCTGATTGCTACTTATGCACAAGCCATGGATTTCCactgtatttgttaaaaacacaagaccCTACCTAGCCCAGGGTGCCCAaaggtcctggagggccggcatcctgcatgtttagTTCTCTCCCTAATTTaagcacctggatccaatgatggctcctTAGAAGGCCTAAGAGGAACATTGACATgttgaaaaggttgttactaccagcagggagaaaactaaaacaggcaggatgccggccctcgaggaccgactttggacacccctgcgcTAGCCTAACCAAGATTAAAGTCTGTTACTCCGACTGACTCggttctgacttttttctttctcctgacATTTGCTCTGCAGGAAGGAGTAAAGACGGAGAATGACCACATCAACCTCAAAGTTGCAGGTCAGGATGGGTCAGTCGTTCAGTTCAAAATCAAACGACACACACCGCTCAGCAAACTAATGAAGGCGTACTGCGAACGACAGGTGAGTTGCAAGACCAGCTGGCTGTCATAATATATATTACAACCGCTTgcgtaggcctgtcacgatagcaaattttgctgagcgattaattgtctcaaaaattattgcgataaacgataatattgtttgaagacctttttacactgatttaatggaaatgacgtaataatgcatgcggtTTCTTgtcaaagatagatacactttattttcaaaagaacacttaaacactgaaactgataaacaaaacaaccaaaacaaaaataaaatggattctcagtctccattaacaaaaaatgtactggaaaaaaaactaaacaacataaagccaaagtggaaataaatactgcattcaaccaaaagagtgcagattatgaagtctgtatattatgttgcccttcagtaataattagatttaaatagagaagatgggcacatcgactacctgatgcaatcattcacactacatgattttttgctcctatttttccccttatgacaatcttagcacgttggtctttctaagattgtgtggtgtgttacggtagatcaggGATTTtcccccgactgggatcttaacgcagcctgttgaatgtgacaggtagccaatcagaaagcgcggattctcctccttgttttctgaggggaaataagggaggggaatcccaaacagctgacaaggAAGTCCAGctgacattggagatgatatgtggaaacaacattaatgtttattcaacatgcaaataataaagaaatggcaagaggaggagttggagcgaaattgcttccgcagttgataaacccggtaacttttcagctgttcgtcgttaacgtgacgtaaataggttataatgattttcattcagtcaggactttacgctgacactagccacatgcattgcaggtagattgtagtaaagcattgattaatgcctggttttaaaattagttcactggacttgtagccattattttgtgcccattgttggacaccaaacggcaggaccgaacccgatcaaaccgttataccaaggatttctgtcggctaatgtgtggtctgtcaggttttgaaaatgggccgacaatcggctgacagctctaagattgtgcagtgtgcgctgggctttacactaaggaaatgaggaagggagggtcagtggagagcaccggagttgagccttttttcattcagtcgcattagctgaaagagaaaatggtcgaaagagacgataatgccgataattaaaatgacgtcgatagctttaatttatcatacgattaatcgatttatcgtttatcgcgacaggcctacgcTTGCGCGATACAGTACTTTGCAAGTGTTCATACAACTTgaaatttttcccatttttgtgCCAACAACAAACTCGTGTCTAAATAAGATCTAGCACAGTGTTTTCCTGCCTTCAAGAAGGGAAACACAGGCTGAAGGAAAGCCATACAAAGTGTAGAGAAGGAAGTGTCCTGCATTTTGTGTAAGTGGAAAACTCTTCATGTAGCAGAAAACCAACACTGTATAACTCTGGACTCACCCACTACGCATTAAccatgatggtggcagcatcagacGGATGTCTTTCTTTAGCAGGGACATGAGGCTGGTTGGATGATGCATCCAAGTGCTCTAAAGTTTTCAAATCCCATCACAATGcgttgaagtttgtgattgaaACTTGACAAAATTGAAACAGCTTAGAAATTGCATTCCTTTTTGCGCCTGCTTCAGCTTTCTGGTTGTTGTTTACCCGTTGCCCGTCTTCATCGACAGGGTCTTTCAATAAGGCAGATCAGATTCAGGTTCGATGGCCAGCCAATCAATGAGACGGATACACCCGCACAGGTATGGTTACGCTTTTCTACACgaataaatgtgtaaaacaaacatttcacttatgtatatatataaatacatatatatatttttttctgctttaaatgtaTTGGGACTGCTCAATCCTTTTtgatatccatccatttttataTCCTCTTTCCAGCTGGAGATGGAAGATGAAGACACCATAGATGTTTTCCAGCAGCAGACTGGCGGGTGCTGCTAAGCCCGACCACCCACCTCACTGACGGCCATGTTCAAACCATGCCCTAAACCACCTTCACTGTTTCTCCCTCCCCTTTTGCTCCTGCCAGCttataattattgttattattaatattattatttttctcttttgaaagaCATTCTTTGTCAGCTGCTCGACATTGCTCgtcagctgttttatttactcttttaGTCAGGACTGAAGTTGAGTGTTTTCAGTCTTTGCGGCTGGCTGGTCAGGACCATCGTGTCCTTGTCTGGTGCTGCAGATTGTAATCGGACCAACGGCTCTCCACAGAAACTGCTGTTGCGGCTCTGCTTCCAGCGCGTCAGAGTGTGGGGCTCTGCAGGTTTTTGTCCAGGGGTCACAGTCAGTGGGGCGAGTTTTTGGAGGGGAAGCACCGTATGAACTGAACACCCACCTGCTTgctatttcacttttattttgttttgttttcgttCAGCAAATGTATTTAGGTATCTTTACGTTTTAGGTGCTTCTGCAtcgtttttgtacttttttttttttttgcctcccgTTTAAAATtatagttgtttttgttttgtttttgtcctgtaTAGAAATATCCAAATGGGTGTTAGATTAGTTGTGAGGTGAAGAACAATACTCCAAAGACAGAACATCTGCTTCTctttaaatgtatgtttctCTAATTGCAAGGTTAAAACAGTGTCATTAGATCGTTAGTGTACTGCTCCCCGGCTTCTAATAGAGAACAATCTGTTGTACAGATTGCCATTTGCTCAGGCGAAATGCTCGATCAGGGGGTAAAATAAGTCTATGCCATCAAAGTAGGCTTAGTTTTGGCTGTGTCTTGGTAACAAATGcatctttttcctctttatttttatttttcggCTATTAAACAGACAGCAATCTGTCCCTGTGATAAAAGCGGCTCCGATTGGGAGTTCAGCTGCGGGCGACGTCAGCCGAGAGCTTGTTTCCGACTCCAGTGCTGTTTTCGGCGTCAAGCGGCTTCCACTTTGAGCTTAGGACGTCCAGCCAAAGCAGATTGTTGTAAGCACATCACTTTTCTACGATGCATCACCTACTGAGATGTTGTGTTATAAACAAAATGCGCTCTGCTGCCGTGTTGGCGAAGATCTCTCAGATGAGTCTGGCGTTGGAGAGCGTGATGTTGGCGCATCCTGGGGATGAGCGCGGGTCACTTATTTTTGATCTTTTACCGTCGCAAACTTGGATCTTTCAGTCTGGAGTGAAATGAGCAGAATGGTTTTGAATGAGCTGGAAATCTGTGGAAAAGCAAACCCGTTTGGAGACGTGTGGAGTTTTATGGATGCTTTCTGAGGTTTAACACTCAGAAAATGGGTTAGTTTTTGTACCTGAGCAGATTCGGTTTCATTTGGAACAAGACGGCTAAACAAATGACCGCAAATCTCCTTCCCTTCTTCCTCTGGCCTGCCAGAAAGCCATTTCCCTTTTATATTAAACTGTTCACATCCATTTTATTCAGCTGTATTTTTGTATGCATCCTTTTTATCAGTCGAGTGAGTGGCGgtatcctttcttttttttaaagcgaaTATATATACTTACCATCTGCTATCAGAACTCTTCATTTTACTGTTTAAGTTCACAAATGACTCCCGAACAGCCATCTCTCCCCAATGGATGGCTTGTTAGAAGAGGAGTTAAGTCTTTGTGCGACGCGTCTCGGCACAAATCATTTACTGGTAATGATTGTGAATTTAGCTTTCGTCACAAATATAAGAGCACATTTTATCAGTACCTACAAATCAGCCTTCcacattgtttgcattttaacaaCTAGGTTTATCTGGACAAAAGTTTTTTGTGGCGGCTGGCTGAACTACACTGTCATGTATGAAGAATGGGGTCCAGGTCTCGTCTTGTTTGTTTCTCTACTTGTTTGTACATTATTTGTGGTCTTTTACTACTGTATACAATAAATATAGTTTGGTACTCAGATACACGGTCTCATGTTTCATTATTtagctgtttggttttttttatacattgaTGCAGTTGCTGCATAATTCAGTGGTTCAGTTTATTGTTTGAACTTTAGATGCATTACGACCACCAACTTAAACACTtcaattgggattttatattgTAGCTCAATTATAAAGTGGGAAGAAAATTAAgcactttttatttgtatttttttacaaataaaaaaagtgggTTTTCACATTCAGCCCCCTTTACCTAAatgcctctaaataaaatcagtgtCTCCATTCCCTTTAAAAGTCTCCTGTATGTAAATTGAATGAAGGTAGTATTCACAGTCGGCCACAATCAATGCTGTGGacaaagcaaattaaatacGGCGGCCGGGTTAGATGAGACAACCTCAGTGAAGTACGGTAGTGGTGGTATCATTCAGTTGCAATGCTTTTCCTTAGTTATAGCAAAGCTAATCCAAGTTGATGTGGATGGTAAATGAATACAGCGACATATGCCGGAAGAAAACTTGAGATTGGGACGCAGGTTCATCCTCCAGCAGGACGATAAACATCAACATACAgccataaatgaaataaattacaattaagGCATATTCATCTGTTAAAAGTGCCCAGTTAAAGCACTTACCTAAATTGAAGGGAAAATATGTGAAGATTTGAAATGTGATGTTCACAGAACAAATCCAATATGACTGACTTTGCTTTGCAATGAGCGTTGGAAACTCAATATGTATCTCTGCACACCTCTCACTTTGCAAATTATTTGAAccgatgtaaaaaaaaattcaaccatgCACAATCAGCACAGGTTTGTGTTGATCTTTCCTATAATATCCCAAAAACCGGAACCCTTCGATCTTATTACAATCACATCAGTTCAGACTGTATGTTTTTggtcctttttctttctttttttgtctcaagtttttttttttttttttttttttttttacagtcaaaaacataatttcatacTACATTTCTGCTtgctaaagaaaattaaagttgtcATAAAAAAGGGGACAGGTGCAATCACTCACCACACAATGTTTTTGGCAATTTCAAAGTAACAATctaagcaaaaaaaatctattaagaGGGTTATAATTCAGAAACAGCAGACGCTCCCTAATGTGAGACTGTGAAGCAACGACCACGAGGTGGCAGCACTGAAACACGCCAACAAAACCTGTCAGGAACAGTTTCAGCTGCTTTAAAGCTGTAGTTCCAAAATTTTGAGGCCTTGATCACGGCTATTCAGCTATCACaggtaaatataaaaatatcgTGGTGATAAGAAAATATCCAGCAGGCCATACAACAGTTTTATCCATTTATGACTACTGTTATGTATTGTAACAATTATGTTATATGCTTAAGTACTTTTCAGACTACAGACAATACTGGAAAACTAATTACCGTCAAACAAAACTTCACATTACATACatgatgattatttaaaaagaagaaaaaaaaatccaaggcAAAACATAAATACTGATTAAATCTAATGATGGTGCAGTCCTGAGAATACCAAAcggaaaaaaatcccaaaacaaacaaaacatgcaaattacAATTCACAAAGCCTGGGAGACTTTAAGGAAAAGATTAAACCATGTGATAAGTCTGACATTGTTTTAGCATAGTTAAATTTGGTTCTTTGTAACCTTTATTTAGAACCCCAGATGTTTGATAAGTGGGCCTGTCTAATTCAGCTGAACTGGAACAGTCATAAGATCGTTGCTGCGATTGATGAGTCAAGCCAGGAAttaggacatttctgagttagGGCGTTGTACTGggattttttctgttctttaacTGGATTTCTCCCACAGCCCTGTCCTATCTCGCAGAAAAATTGATTGTTCAATCGATACAGCTGGATACAGGTCGCACTATGGTCTGTtatattaatgtaaataaaatgcagaatcCATTTACCTTGTAAATATGGTAGTCTATGAATGGGAGGCCTTCAGGAGGTCCCACACAAACTTAAATATACAACCCAGAGATTATGAAATCAAACtttaatcaactttatttatttatttttttaatttgctgattacctctaaaaaacattttcacttaacGTAGCAttaaataatttgctttaattCACGAATTGTTAGCTAAATTGCAACTGCAGTTCATCAAtgttgaaaattttttttttttttttcatctcacaAGAGCTCCTTCTTACAAATATTTGGTGTGATCTTCGAAGCCAGTTGGATTTTTACTTAGGAGGTCAGAGAGTAAAGAGGTCTGAATACaaacaacttcttctgttttttatttgacacCAAATGGGACAACAATGGCACGACAAAGATAGGcagaataaagaaagaaaacttttttgcaTTTGACTGACATTTTGCGTCTGCTTGCACACAGAAGTTGTGTTTGCCTGCCTGCTGTTCTGTGTCGGTGTGCTGTAAgcacaaatgtacaaataaagTGAGACAGCTCAGCCCTCTGGCGGTGTGTGTTACCAAATTTGCGGTCGAGGGAGGATGAGTGACAGGCTGGTTAGTGATTTGCATGGCTCCGGTGTTTAAAAGGAGCTGCAGGTGCAGGATTCCCTTCACAGAGGGGTGGATTTGGTTCAGCACACACAGGTACCTTTCATGCTGCTTAAGGACGACGTGTGATCAAGTAGATATTCAGAAAGACTCCAAGTTGGAACATATTCTTTCTTGCCGGGATCAAGATGAAGGATGCACGGTTTTCTTTCATGGATCATCGTTCGAGCTAAAGACCAAGGGAGGAGGAACAGACTGAACATTACTCTGGCCATGGAGACACTCCTGTTAGTTGGCAACTGAAGCGGACCGCTTTTCATAATGTCGAGGCAGATATTCATACTGCTCCTCCTCTGGGCTTCCAGGGTCACGGAGACAACAACAGACGCATGGAGACAGTGCACAGGTAGGAGACCGTTTTATCTAATGTTACCTGTTTCGTTCTAAACTTTACGAGACATCACCTCGTCTTAGCTCAGCATAAGTGGTCCTGTTAATGATTACCTAGTGGATTGTTTATGGCTCCATCCAAAAGCTGGGAAGGCCCTGCAGCTAAAATTCTTCTGGATAATTCCAACTGTCTGCGTCTGCTTACTGGGAGTGctggcgtgggtgtgtgtgtgtgtgtgtgtgtgtgtttgcgtgaaCATCCACAAACAAGTACAGGCATTGCATGGGGTTAGGGTTCAGTTGCATTTCTATACACATCAGGATATTAGGGTTTACAGGATAAACATCCAACTGACATCTCATCAATCT
Proteins encoded:
- the sumo3a gene encoding small ubiquitin-related modifier 3-like, whose protein sequence is MSEEKPKEGVKTENDHINLKVAGQDGSVVQFKIKRHTPLSKLMKAYCERQGLSIRQIRFRFDGQPINETDTPAQLEMEDEDTIDVFQQQTGGCC